The proteins below come from a single Drosophila busckii strain San Diego stock center, stock number 13000-0081.31 chromosome X, ASM1175060v1, whole genome shotgun sequence genomic window:
- the LOC108605507 gene encoding cyclin-dependent kinase 1, which translates to MEFLERIEKIGEGTYGVVYKARNRLTGQLVAMKKIRLQTNNEGVPSTAIREISLLKELVHPNIVCLIDVLMEENRIFLIFEFLSMDLKKYMDSLPAKVQLDSQLVRSYLHQLTDAIMFCHRRRVLHRDLKPQNLLIDKHGVIKVADFGLARSFSIPVRVYTHEVVTLWYRAPEVLLGSSRYSCPVDIWSIGCIFAEMASRKPLIAGDSEIDQLFRMFRILRTPTEQIWPGVTSLPDYMHTFPIWTTNQLTSQLKNLDDNGVDLMHKMLIYDPVHRITAKQILEHSYFDGYGGNRY; encoded by the coding sequence ATGGAATTCCTTGAAAGAATCGAAAAAATAGGCGAGGGCACTTATGGGGTCGTCTATAAAGCACGAAATCGTTTAACTGGCCAACTCGTTGCCATGAAGAAAATTCGCTTGCAGACCAATAATGAGGGCGTGCCCTCTACGGCGATTAGAGAAATTTCGCTGCTTAAGGAATTAGTGCATCCGAACATTGTTTGCTTGATCGATGTGCTGATGGAAGAGAATCGCATATTCTTAATATTTGAATTCCTGTCAATGGATCTCAAGAAATACATGGACTCGCTGCCAGCTAAAGTTCAGCTCGATAGTCAATTAGTGCGCAGCTATCTGCATCAGCTAACAGATGCTATAATGTTCTGCCATCGACGTCGTGTGCTGCATCGTGATCTGAAGCCGCAGAACTTGCTTATCGATAAACATGGCGTCATTAAGGTGGCCGACTTTGGACTTGCCAGATCCTTTTCGATTCCAGTGCGCGTCTATACGCATGAGGTTGTAACGCTCTGGTACAGAGCACCCGAAGTGCTACTCGGATCGTCCAGATACTCCTGTCCCGTTGATATTTGGTCAATTGGTTGCATATTTGCTGAAATGGCGAGCCGCAAGCCGCTGATTGCAGGCGACTCGGAAATCGATCAACTTTTTCGCATGTTCCGAATACTCAGAACACCCACCGAGCAAATTTGGCCTGGTGTCACATCATTGCCGGattacatgcatacatttcCCATTTGGACAACAAACCAGCTGACCAGCCAGCTTAAGAATCTTGATGACAACGGCGTTGATCTTATGCACAAGATGCTCATTTACGATCCAGTGCATCGCATTACAGCCAAGCAGATTTTGGAGCATTCCTATTTTGATGGCTATGGCGGCAATAGGTACTAA